A portion of the Armatimonadota bacterium genome contains these proteins:
- a CDS encoding phosphoribosylglycinamide formyltransferase, translated as MTRLAVLASGSGTTLQALLDAFPARGASAGAEDDPTRPGVTVAVVVVNTPGAPALDRGRGAGIPTVLVDHRRRSRESFEAELAGVIHEHRADLICLAGFLRILSPAFITRHAGRMLNVHPALLPAFGGQGMYGERVHREVLAARAAVSGCTIHLVDEVPDGGPILAQIAVPVLDGDTPAALAARVQAEERALYPQVIHWWADGRIRVEGSRVLLT; from the coding sequence ATGACGCGCCTGGCAGTACTGGCCTCGGGCAGCGGCACCACGCTGCAGGCGCTGCTGGATGCGTTTCCCGCCAGAGGGGCATCTGCCGGCGCCGAGGACGACCCGACCCGGCCCGGCGTCACGGTCGCGGTCGTGGTCGTGAACACCCCGGGCGCGCCGGCCCTGGATCGTGGACGGGGGGCAGGCATTCCCACCGTGCTTGTGGATCACCGCAGGAGGAGCCGGGAATCCTTTGAGGCCGAACTTGCCGGCGTAATCCACGAGCACCGGGCAGACCTGATCTGCCTGGCAGGCTTCCTCCGCATTCTGTCCCCGGCGTTCATCACGCGCCACGCCGGGCGCATGCTGAACGTGCATCCGGCACTCCTGCCTGCCTTCGGCGGGCAGGGTATGTACGGCGAGAGGGTGCACAGGGAAGTGCTCGCAGCACGCGCAGCGGTAAGCGGGTGCACCATCCATCTCGTGGACGAGGTTCCTGACGGGGGGCCGATCTTGGCGCAGATCGCGGTACCGGTGCTCGACGGAGACACGCCTGCCGCGCTGGCGGCGCGCGTGCAGGCCGAGGAGCGCGCTCTCTACCCCCAGGTCATCCATTGGTGGGCTGACGGGCGCATCCGGGTAGAAGGGAGCAGGGTGCTTCTGACATGA
- the purH gene encoding bifunctional phosphoribosylaminoimidazolecarboxamide formyltransferase/IMP cyclohydrolase, with product MPIRRALLSVADKTGLVPLAQALHASGAELVSTGGTAAALRAAGLPVVPLEDVTGFPEMLGGRVKTLHPAVHAGLLARGVSEDMAELGRHGIFPIDLVAVTLYPFEEAAARGAAMPEAVEEVDIGGVTLLRAAAKNWARVTVLCDPSQYAEVTAALRTATGIPEELRLRLAADAFARVAACDAAIAAYFQRAAGQMPFPGRLTLTFCKRADLRYGENPHQRAALYAAEVISGDVISTEVLGGRTLSYNNIADLEAAWALVRDLPSPGAAIIKHANPCGAAAAPTVIEAFLRARDGDPVSAFGGILAVNAPVDQGAAEAMVQLFLEAIIAPSFEPGAAELLLAKKHLRLLATGNRGASGRAGLAFRSIRGGMLIQSEDVLGLDEAAWSVVTSRVPSAAEWDDLRFAWAVCAHVKSNAIVFARDRQVVGVGAGQMSRVDSVRLAAAKAGERARGAVMASDAFFPFADGVEAAAEAGVTAVIQPGGSARDAEVIAAAERLGLAMVTTGERHFRH from the coding sequence ATGCCGATCCGACGCGCGTTGCTCAGTGTTGCGGACAAGACCGGTCTGGTCCCATTGGCGCAGGCTCTGCACGCGAGCGGGGCGGAACTGGTTTCCACCGGCGGAACCGCGGCGGCGCTCCGCGCGGCCGGGCTGCCGGTGGTGCCGCTGGAAGACGTGACTGGGTTTCCCGAGATGCTGGGAGGCCGCGTCAAGACGCTGCACCCGGCAGTCCACGCCGGGCTGCTGGCCCGCGGCGTGTCCGAGGATATGGCCGAACTGGGGCGGCATGGGATCTTCCCCATTGACCTGGTGGCGGTGACCCTCTATCCCTTCGAGGAAGCCGCCGCGCGGGGAGCCGCCATGCCCGAGGCGGTCGAAGAGGTGGACATTGGCGGCGTGACCCTGCTGCGCGCCGCGGCAAAGAACTGGGCGCGCGTAACGGTCCTCTGCGACCCATCGCAGTACGCTGAGGTAACTGCCGCCCTCCGGACCGCCACCGGCATACCCGAGGAGCTGCGGCTGCGCCTGGCCGCCGACGCCTTCGCGCGCGTGGCGGCATGTGACGCCGCGATCGCCGCGTACTTCCAGCGTGCCGCGGGCCAGATGCCGTTTCCCGGGCGCCTGACCCTTACGTTCTGCAAGCGGGCAGACCTGCGGTACGGCGAGAACCCACACCAGCGTGCCGCCCTCTACGCCGCCGAGGTGATCTCGGGCGATGTGATCTCGACCGAGGTGCTCGGCGGCCGGACGCTCTCCTACAACAATATCGCGGACCTGGAGGCCGCGTGGGCGCTGGTGCGCGATCTGCCGTCTCCGGGCGCGGCGATAATCAAGCACGCGAACCCGTGCGGAGCAGCGGCGGCGCCGACTGTGATCGAAGCCTTCCTGCGTGCCCGCGACGGCGACCCTGTGTCCGCGTTCGGAGGGATACTTGCCGTCAACGCTCCGGTGGATCAGGGGGCCGCGGAGGCGATGGTGCAACTCTTCCTCGAAGCCATCATTGCGCCCTCGTTCGAGCCCGGCGCAGCCGAACTTCTGCTGGCCAAGAAGCACCTGCGGCTGCTCGCGACCGGGAACCGGGGGGCGAGCGGGCGGGCCGGACTCGCCTTCCGGAGCATCCGAGGCGGGATGCTGATCCAGTCGGAGGACGTCCTGGGCCTGGACGAGGCCGCGTGGAGCGTGGTCACCTCCCGCGTACCGTCGGCCGCTGAGTGGGATGACCTCCGCTTCGCCTGGGCGGTTTGCGCGCACGTGAAGTCCAACGCCATCGTGTTTGCCAGGGACCGACAGGTGGTAGGTGTCGGCGCCGGACAGATGAGCCGGGTGGACAGCGTCCGCCTGGCCGCGGCCAAGGCCGGGGAGCGGGCCCGCGGAGCGGTGATGGCCTCCGATGCCTTCTTCCCGTTTGCCGATGGGGTAGAGGCGGCCGCCGAGGCCGGAGTGACCGCGGTGATTCAGCCAGGGGGATCGGCCCGCGATGCCGAAGTCATCGCGGCCGCGGAGCGGCTGGGTCTGGCCATGGTCACAACCGGCGAGCGCCACTTCCGGCACTGA
- a CDS encoding esterase → MACVPAQAAAQASAAQAIPGWDEVTPGPWAVCSDGSPFKFYVASGNPKRLVIFFQGGGACWDAGTCAAGIHRPRVELDELRAGQGIYARGNFENPFRGWTFVWIPYCSADVFWGDAVRAYTPGPTVHYRGALNARAALLWTYARIPNPEVVAVIGRSAGAYGSLMWAPHVMRRYPGARVVQMGDVGAGVMTDAFGRQGFDTWNIAGALPEWIPGVARLRSRPEALSVPQLYTEIARTYPRNAVAQFNTVLDSTQIFFYALMKGERAPSPATAAEWSRRMQASLRQIKADAPNFYSYTAPGSRHGILTFPEFYTETVGGVRFVDWLRQLLRGWKPGDVWP, encoded by the coding sequence ATGGCATGTGTGCCAGCTCAGGCAGCGGCGCAGGCCTCTGCGGCGCAGGCGATACCCGGTTGGGATGAGGTCACTCCAGGCCCGTGGGCGGTGTGCAGCGACGGATCGCCCTTCAAGTTCTACGTGGCCTCCGGCAACCCGAAGCGGCTGGTAATCTTCTTCCAGGGCGGTGGAGCGTGCTGGGACGCTGGCACCTGCGCAGCCGGCATACACAGGCCGCGCGTGGAACTGGATGAGCTGCGCGCGGGCCAGGGGATCTACGCCCGCGGGAACTTCGAAAACCCGTTCCGCGGCTGGACCTTTGTCTGGATCCCATACTGCAGCGCGGACGTCTTCTGGGGCGATGCGGTGCGCGCCTACACTCCGGGGCCCACGGTACACTACCGCGGGGCCCTCAACGCCCGGGCCGCGCTGCTCTGGACATACGCCCGAATACCGAATCCAGAGGTGGTGGCGGTGATCGGCCGTAGCGCCGGCGCCTACGGGTCGCTGATGTGGGCGCCGCACGTCATGCGCCGCTACCCCGGCGCGCGGGTCGTGCAAATGGGGGATGTTGGCGCCGGGGTGATGACCGACGCCTTTGGCCGGCAGGGGTTTGATACCTGGAACATCGCTGGGGCTCTCCCTGAGTGGATTCCCGGCGTAGCACGCCTTCGCTCTCGACCCGAAGCGCTGAGCGTCCCGCAACTGTACACGGAGATTGCGCGTACCTATCCCCGCAACGCTGTGGCTCAGTTCAACACGGTCCTGGACAGCACCCAGATCTTCTTCTACGCCTTGATGAAGGGCGAACGTGCGCCCAGCCCGGCGACGGCGGCAGAATGGTCGCGGAGAATGCAGGCCTCACTGCGGCAGATCAAAGCCGACGCGCCGAACTTCTACAGCTACACGGCTCCGGGCAGCAGGCACGGCATTCTGACCTTCCCGGAGTTCTACACGGAAACGGTCGGCGGCGTGCGCTTTGTGGATTGGCTCAGGCAACTGCTGCGGGGCTGGAAGCCGGGTGACGTGTGGCCGTAG
- a CDS encoding DUF92 domain-containing protein: MVARRAQRSCLMIALLAAAGVAALGWRCRWLTGDGAVAATVVGASVLGFGGWAWAGALFAFFVSGTALTALGRGRKTQPEHRGQGRTAMQVLGSGGVAAAISVLWGTGVGAGHLRLVLPAAFLGSLASAAADTWATELGMLSRHPPRLITTWQPVPRGTSGAISPAGCVAAAAGAALVAGVGASGDWRVFTAAWTAGVLGMFLDSLLGATVQASFVRLDGSVGEDREPGARLVRGVAWITNPVVNLLATLAGACIAALIYGR; the protein is encoded by the coding sequence ATGGTGGCGCGCCGTGCCCAACGTTCGTGCCTGATGATCGCTCTGCTTGCCGCTGCCGGGGTCGCCGCTCTCGGATGGCGATGCCGCTGGCTGACCGGAGACGGCGCCGTTGCCGCTACGGTGGTGGGGGCTTCGGTGCTCGGGTTCGGTGGCTGGGCCTGGGCAGGAGCCCTGTTTGCGTTCTTCGTCTCGGGGACCGCTCTCACCGCGCTCGGCCGCGGGAGAAAGACCCAGCCCGAACACCGGGGCCAAGGACGAACCGCGATGCAGGTCCTGGGCAGCGGCGGCGTGGCGGCCGCGATCAGCGTGCTGTGGGGCACCGGGGTCGGTGCGGGCCACCTTCGGCTCGTGCTGCCCGCCGCGTTCCTCGGCTCCCTGGCCTCGGCCGCCGCCGACACCTGGGCCACCGAGCTGGGGATGCTGAGCCGCCATCCGCCACGGCTGATCACCACGTGGCAGCCGGTGCCCCGGGGTACTTCCGGGGCCATATCGCCGGCCGGGTGCGTGGCAGCCGCGGCCGGCGCCGCGCTCGTAGCCGGGGTCGGCGCTTCGGGCGACTGGCGCGTGTTCACCGCGGCCTGGACCGCCGGGGTGCTGGGGATGTTCCTGGACAGTCTGCTGGGTGCAACGGTCCAGGCATCGTTCGTCCGCCTGGACGGGAGTGTGGGGGAGGATCGCGAGCCAGGCGCCCGCCTGGTCCGTGGGGTCGCCTGGATCACGAACCCCGTTGTCAACCTCCTGGCGACGCTGGCCGGCGCCTGTATCGCGGCGCTGATCTACGGGCGGTGA
- a CDS encoding integron integrase has product MDPTLRPPDRRHEQAPPVNPTLPHPFPGSPGLLDRVRQGLRARHYSRRTEQAYAAWIKRFVEFHGSRDPAQMGEREVNEFLTHLAVSGRVAAATQNQALAALLFLYDSVLHRPLGRVEEVVRARRPRRVPVVLTREEVRAVLDGLDGIPRLVCALLYGSGLRLLECLRLRVKDLDFQRNEITIRDGKGGKDRVTMLPATAKAPLQAHLEKVRSRHESDLALGLGWAPLPDALTRKYPGADRQWAWQWVFPASSHYADSRTGVRHRHHLHESVVQRTVKEAVRRAGLTKPASCHTFRHSFATHLLEDGYDIRTVQELLGHKDVKTTMIYTHVLNCGGKGVRSPMDGLPP; this is encoded by the coding sequence ATGGACCCAACGCTTCGGCCTCCAGATCGTCGCCATGAGCAGGCCCCCCCGGTCAACCCGACGCTTCCACACCCCTTTCCTGGGTCGCCCGGGCTCCTGGATCGAGTTCGCCAGGGCCTCCGCGCCCGCCACTACAGCCGGAGGACCGAACAGGCCTACGCGGCCTGGATCAAGCGGTTCGTTGAGTTCCACGGAAGTCGCGACCCCGCCCAGATGGGCGAGCGGGAGGTCAACGAGTTCCTGACCCACCTGGCTGTCAGCGGACGCGTGGCCGCCGCGACGCAGAACCAGGCCCTGGCGGCCCTGCTGTTCTTGTACGATAGCGTGCTGCATCGTCCGTTGGGCCGGGTCGAGGAAGTCGTGCGCGCAAGGCGCCCTCGACGGGTGCCGGTGGTGCTGACCCGGGAGGAGGTCAGGGCGGTGTTGGACGGCCTCGATGGGATCCCGCGCCTGGTATGCGCGCTGTTGTACGGCTCCGGGCTGCGCCTGCTGGAGTGCCTGCGCTTGAGGGTCAAGGACCTCGATTTCCAGCGCAACGAGATCACCATCCGCGACGGCAAAGGCGGCAAGGACCGGGTGACCATGCTGCCGGCAACCGCGAAGGCGCCGCTGCAGGCGCACCTTGAGAAGGTGCGTTCTCGGCACGAGAGTGACCTGGCGCTCGGCCTGGGCTGGGCCCCGCTGCCTGACGCCCTCACCCGGAAGTATCCCGGCGCCGATCGCCAGTGGGCCTGGCAGTGGGTCTTCCCGGCGTCGTCGCACTACGCCGACTCCCGCACCGGGGTGCGCCACAGGCACCATCTGCACGAGTCGGTCGTCCAGCGGACCGTGAAGGAGGCGGTGCGCCGGGCGGGGCTGACCAAGCCCGCCTCGTGCCACACCTTCCGGCATTCGTTCGCCACGCACCTCCTTGAAGACGGGTACGACATCCGAACGGTCCAGGAGTTGCTCGGGCACAAGGACGTGAAGACGACGATGATCTATACCCATGTGTTGAACTGCGGCGGGAAGGGGGTCAGAAGCCCGATGGACGGCCTGCCGCCTTGA
- a CDS encoding DUF4258 domain-containing protein, translating to MSNTLKQVQALVARGEVRVSLHGYEGLAADAIRVLVLERDRDGRPIHVVWGIPGGQGSPAGLITGYRPDPEKRWMLSSWRLREPGRRTCPWKTRTS from the coding sequence TTGAGCAACACCCTGAAACAGGTGCAAGCGCTGGTCGCACGGGGTGAAGTGCGTGTATCACTTCACGGCTACGAGGGGCTTGCCGCGGACGCAATCCGCGTGCTGGTTCTAGAGCGAGATCGAGACGGTCGGCCGATCCACGTGGTCTGGGGCATCCCGGGGGGTCAGGGCTCACCGGCTGGTCTGATAACTGGGTACAGGCCTGACCCCGAGAAGAGGTGGATGTTGAGCTCGTGGAGGCTGAGGGAGCCTGGACGCCGTACCTGTCCTTGGAAGACGCGTACAAGCTAG
- a CDS encoding DUF2442 domain-containing protein — protein MRSGRRGESTLVAEVANVSANGFWLLLDEQELFVPFKQFPWFRAATIGQLLNVQRPHKHHLYWPDLDVDLAVESIEHPERYPLVSKARPNIALQRPGHTSRPVRSRATRQVARR, from the coding sequence ATGAGATCCGGGAGGCGTGGAGAGAGCACTTTGGTCGCTGAGGTGGCCAACGTCTCGGCGAATGGCTTCTGGCTCCTACTGGATGAGCAGGAGTTGTTCGTGCCGTTCAAGCAGTTCCCCTGGTTCCGCGCGGCCACAATCGGGCAGCTTCTCAATGTCCAACGGCCCCACAAGCACCACCTCTACTGGCCGGATCTCGATGTGGACCTCGCAGTGGAGTCAATCGAACACCCGGAGCGCTACCCCCTCGTCAGCAAGGCACGGCCTAACATCGCGCTTCAACGGCCGGGTCACACGTCACGTCCCGTGCGTTCGCGAGCAACGCGCCAAGTGGCCCGCCGGTGA
- a CDS encoding DUF3795 domain-containing protein: protein MEVQLIGMCGAYCGTCEWKTKTNCPGCLAAKSEMFWGVCDVAKCAIEKGLQHCGFCPEAPCATLQRYFDNPDHGDNGERLGNLKAWARGQLIYKELTKKK, encoded by the coding sequence ATGGAAGTGCAACTGATTGGCATGTGCGGCGCATATTGCGGCACTTGCGAATGGAAGACAAAGACCAATTGCCCCGGTTGCCTTGCAGCCAAGAGCGAGATGTTCTGGGGTGTCTGCGATGTTGCCAAATGTGCGATTGAGAAAGGGCTTCAGCATTGCGGCTTCTGTCCAGAAGCTCCCTGCGCGACTCTCCAACGGTATTTTGACAACCCCGATCATGGCGATAATGGAGAACGTTTGGGCAACCTGAAAGCATGGGCGCGAGGGCAACTCATCTACAAGGAACTCACAAAGAAGAAATGA